The nucleotide window TCTCCAGACGAGGAGATGGGATCCTTTCACCTCTACCAAGGGTCAATGCCTTGCCAATCTGTTCGGCTGTCGGCTTGCAGATCTGATCTACGGTCTGAGAAGGCTCCGAGGTAAAGAGATCTAGCTTCTCCACGTAATTGTCAAGAACAAAGCTCAATTCGCTTTCAGAATAGAGGTACTCCTGTGTCTTGACGCTGACAGAAGCGGATCCATCATAGTAGGTCTCAATGTCAAAGGTCAAGTCGTAGGGATTGTTCGCGTCCTTGAATGCCACAAGCTGGGCTTGACAATCCGCCAATGGGACCTTCTGAGTAGACCCCATCTTGTAGTTCATAACGACCTGGAAGAGAGGGCTGTGGGTTGTGGAGCGAGGaagcttcatctcatcaagaaggacgTCGAAGGGCATGTCAGAGTGCGAAAGAGCGCCGTTGGCCTTGGACTTGGCGTTGGCGACCAAATCCGCCAGAGTCTGTGAGGACGACAGTTTTAGTCGCAGAGGCAGGAGATTGACAAAGAATCCAACAGTATCGATATGTGTAGCATCGTTCTTGTTGGCATCAGTAATACCAATGCACAGATCATTGGCTGAAGCGAGATCAGAAAGGACAACCTGGAGGGCAGCAAGATGAACATGGAACGGCGTAACGTCAAGACGCTtggcaacagccttgatacTTCTGCCCTGCTCAATAGATAATCTTCTTTCAAGTGCTCGTGTAGTGTAGTCCGTGAGGGGGATGCGTGTCTTCGTCTCGGCAAAATCGAAGACGGGTAGGGTCGGTGGAAGATCCTCCAGTTCTGACCTCCAGTAGGCGAGAGTAGTGTACGGGACTTTAGCTGCCTTCTGAGCAATAGCGAAGTCAAGGTAGTCCTGCTTCTTGCTAGAAAGCGTCTGACCAGCGTAAATCATGGCTAGGTCACGAACCATGATCTGAGCGCTGTAGCCATCGAGTGCGATGTGATGGAAGCCGAAGATAAGGTCAAACTCGCCGTCAGAGTCTGGGAAAATAACAGCTTTGACGACGTTGCCATTCTCCAGGTCATATGACATGCCTTGCATGGCCTTGTACTCGATCTTGGCAGTTGAGTTGTGCTTCTGCTCTAGCCTAAAGCTAGAGTCCTTGAGCACTGCTTGTGTCGGCAGATCAGTGTCGGGATCGATGAAGAACGATGTACGGAGGGACTCATGACGATGAATCACCTGTTGGAAGGCCCTTTCCAGGTCATGTAGTCGGAGAGGACCACTGATGTGATAGTGCATGGTGACGTTGTATGTGCTATGGTCTCGGAGGAACTGTTGAAGAAACCACAAGCGTTCTTGAGCGAAGGACAAAGGGCCAGAGCGATCGATTTCTGACTGAATAGATGTCTCCTCGTCCACACCAGATTCGCTGGTAACCTGCGTTGAGTTTGGGCTGTTGCGAATGGTGAAAGGCTCGTTCTCAGTGGGCGAGGCTGAAGACACCACCGTTGACGTCTCAACAACATTGAGAGTCTTGATGGCCTGGAAGAGTTAGATTCAGAGCTTAAATAGAGAAAAGGTACGGAATCCATCATACCTGTTTGGTGActtcagtcttggtctcggTGTCTTCGGAAATAGTTGGTAAGTGAGAGACGACAGTGGAGCAAAGCTCAGTGATGGACGCAGTGTTAAGGATTTCTAACACAGGAGTATCGACTtcaagttccttgagaaACCATGATCTTATCTCGGCAGCAACAAGGGAGTCTACGCCTAAGCCGAGCAGTGACTGTGACGTTTTGACAGAGCCGGCCTCAGCTTGGAGTAAGCGCTCAAGCTTGGTGCAAAATTCCTCTTCCACAACGGCGAGGATCTCGGCAGTTCCTTTAGCTTCCGATAGACGCTGAGAGATGGAGACTTTAGTGGTTGATGTACGCTCTTGGTGTTCCTCCTCCAGTGTATGATGACAAAAACGCATGTTGTCTCGCCAAAAGTACTTTTGGGCCTCAGGTTCCAAGCTGAAACGGTTGAGACCAGTGATGAGCTCGGGTGCATGAGTCGAGCTGGGCTGGCCGACGAGAATGGCCTGAGAAAACATGTTGAGTAGATCAGTCTCAGAGATGGCCATGTAGTTGGAGCTACGCAAGGTAGCCTCGTAAGCTCCCGTAGAAGAGACGTAACCAACGCCGAGAACCATGCCAATGTGCATGACTGAAGCAGCAAGGCCCTTTGCACGTCGCTGTTCGGCAATGGCGCTCATGAAAAGGTTAGAGGCCGCATAGTTGGCTTGACCACGGTTACCGACGACACTGgccaaagaagagaacatgatgaagaagtcaagcTTCTGGTCAAGCAGAAGTTCGTGGAGGTTCTGGGtacccttgaccttgggccCAAAGACCTTGGTGAAGTCTTTGACCTTGAGCTCAGTGAATGTTCGATCAGACAAGAGTAAGGCAGCATTGGCAGCACCACAGACTGGTGGCATCTCCTTGACTATCTGGTCATAGGCTTGCGACAGAGCTGCCTTGTCACTGACATCAGCCTGATAGAGATTGACTTGAGCGCCCTGAATgcgaagctcttgaagccaCACTTGATCAATGGCAGCCACGTTGCGAGTGGTCAAGGCAAGATGACGAACGCCGCAGGAGACCATCCATCTACAGAGCGCTTTACCGAGACCTCCAGTGAAGCCAATAAGAAGATACGTCTTGTCGGAGCGGAAGAGCTGACTGCCCTCAAGAGGCTGCACAACCGCGGGGATTGTTGTGTCGACAGAGAATTCGACTATGGTGGCATAGTCCTTGATTGATGGTCGCATGTTGGAAAGATCAGACAGATTGATGACAGGGCCATCTCCAGAAAGCTGAAGAGTCGACCGACTGGCGTCCCGAACACCATGGATGATGGGATCGTTGACACCCTGAGAGGCGTTACCGAGGATGTCTTGCAGCTGGTGGAACTTGCAATGGGCCGGAAGACACTGGCGCAGAGGGGAATCGACAATTCTGTAGTCTCTGCCTGAAAGGTCAATAACAGCCTTTGTGTATTGAGGCATGATGTGATTGACAAGGCGCTCTGGCGCAAGAGCGTGGATGAATAGTGCTTCAGTAGATCTTTCCATGCTGCTCTCCGACGTAGTCACGATGACATTGAGATCAAGCTCTGCCGCTTTCCATTGGAGAGCTGCACCCAAATACTCATCTGACTCATGGATAAGAACAGTGGCTCCAGCTTCAAAGTCGCTCATGAGTCTATCAGCGGTGATTGCAAGGGCTGTTTTACGCAGTAGGTCAGCAGCATCAATCTCGCTAGACGACAGATCCCAAACAAAGAATGGAGGAACTGAGATCTTCGATCTGTTTACATCAGATATGGCGAGCACTCTGGTCTGAGGCTGAGAGTCTATGTAGCCATAGCATAGATAGCCCGACGACTTGGTGCCGACTTGGAAGGGAAATAGAAGAGAATGGGTGACCGTGATGGCGACACGAGGCGAGGAGGCTGACACAGGAATACAAGGAATGGGTTCAGCGATAACAAACTGATTGGATCGCTTCTGGATCTCGACGGCGTCTCCGTGAAGAGTCTTTGCAGATCGCATTGTCATCTTACTAGCATTGAGCTGGTTATTGAGTGCCTCGTCGGACTTGACCCGGGGAATGAACCACTTGTCCTCTCTGAGAACCAACTCAGCTTCAATCGACCAAACCAGATCGTCAGATTTGAGTGATGCTCGGTACATAAGCTGGAGGAATGCATCAACCAGAAGAGATGCGGTCATTGGACCGACGAGGCCCTCGATGTCAACGTGCTGCAGATGAATGTGAGGGTATTCAGAAGACAAGCTGCGACACATTCCGATGGACATGCTTGCAAATGGCTCATCCCTTTGGCACCCTCTGGAGACCCAGAGAACTTGCCGAGATTCGTTGATGAGCCTCTGTACACCTCGAAGCTTGTCTTCTGTCAAGTCCTTGAGGATTggctcatcaagatcttccagaACCAAGGCTGACCGGGTCTGTATGTTGGATGAAGCCAGCTCCTCAAAGCTGCCAACGTGGTGAATGACAGGCTTGGACGAAGCGTGGCCCATCTGATGTATGATGGCCATGGCATCTTTGCCGATATCTTGACAGTGCCCACCGACGACGGTTATGGATTGAGATGAGAGCCAGTGACTGGATGCAAGTCGTGGCTGTCTCAAAATCTCCATTCTGTCATCAACAGCTTGTGACAGCATAACCGAAGTCATGTACTTCTCGGCATCAACAAAGTCATTCACAGTCTTGTCAACACCAGAGAATCCAGTCTGTTTCAGCAGTGCGTCCCACTGAGATACTGGGATCGTAGGTCCATAGCGGCGCCCATCGTCACCCCCGAGCCACCAGCCTGAAAGACCGGACATCATGAGTTTTACACGTACGATGTCGCTGGTAACTTCGAGGAGCAGCAGCTGGCCACCGGGCTTGAGTAACTTGCGGGTGTTTCGCATAGTGACAGCAAGAGACTTGGTGGCATGGAGGACATTAgaagcgatgatgaagtcataGTGACCCTGAGGGAACCCTTGGTCAGTTGGGTCACTCTCGATGTTGAGGGGCTTGAAGATCATCTTGTCGGCCCAATGATCGAAAGCCTCTGCAGCAGCCTCAAAGAAGCCAGTCGAGATATCAGTGAAGGTGTAAGTCTCGAAAGCTGTTCCCAGGGAGTCCATGATGCCCTTGGTCGCACCGCCAGTTCCGGCGCCGATCTCAAGAATGTTCATACGGGGGTATCGATGAGCGATCTGCTTGGAAATCCGCCCGAGGTAGACGTTTGCTCTTTCGAAACCTAGGCCGAACTTGTAGATGCGGTTCAGCATGTCATCCTTGACCATGTGCTCTAGCATGGTAGTCTGCTTGCGTACGACTGCGGGAAGGTTCTCTCCCACAGCTTGGATAAGCTGCAGGTCGATGCGCCCAGGGAACCTTGCAGACTGTTGCATAAGCCAGTCCCTCGAGTCGCTGGACCATTCAGTCTTGATAGTGGGGTGTTGACCAGACTGGATTAAGGGGAAGAGATGGTCGATCCACTCAAAGATGCGCTGATAATGCCAGTCAAAGCCCGAAACTTCTTCACGACCAACAGCTTTGTTGAGTTCCCGAAGATAAAAGTACGAAAGACGCTCGCAAAGatcaacaagttcaagatcaGATGCAGTATCTTGGTCCTGGGTGTCAGACTGCGCAATGCCGCTCGCAATGTCCACCTCCCACTCAGTCTTGGTGTAGAGCTCCTTAGCGTTACTAGGCCCAGGCCGAAGGAGAGATGTGCACGTCAGTCCCTGGAGCTGTAACACAGGCTGGCCTTCAGCAGATTGGAAAATGTCCATATCAGCGGTGAGCTCACGCTCGTTTGTGTTGGTCAAGAAAGAGTCGATCACCAAGTCCTCGCCATGGCGAAGGTGGCTGGTGTTGGCGATACGAAGGCTTCGGAAGAAGGTAGGGACAAAAGGAGCTTGAAGACTTCCATCATCGGGCCAACAATAAGCAGCAAAGATTGACTGGAACGCGCCATCTAGAAGAGCAGGGTGAATCATTGCCGGAAAGTCAGGGACAACTTGACCCGCGTGGGCGGTTGCCAGACCCAACTGACGATCAATGCTCTTAAGCTGCTTGAATTCGCCCGTGTACTCAAGTCCAATGTTGGCCAGAGCACTGTAGAATCTCTCCATATCGACGGATGTAAGTGAAGCAATTGGCTTGCTCCGCGAGGGCAGACGAGCAGCGTCGTCCAAGGAGCCAAACTCAACCCGGAGTTGCCCCTTTGCATTACACTTCCAGCTATCATTCCGTCCACTCATTGGCGTAGACAGTGTCCAACTGGCCGTGGCGAATGTTGGCTCATTTCTCTCAACCTGAAGAGTGAAAACAGTCTCCAGAGCTTGAGAGCCTTCAGTCAACTGGATGGCACTCAGGATATGGACATCAGACAGCTCAATGAGCTGGATCTCCTTGCTCGCATCGATAGCTCGTGCAGCCTCCATGGCCATAACTAAGTATCCGGCTGCTGGGTACACAATTTGCCCTTCAACTTTGTGGCCTTCCAGCCAAGGAACATCATCGAGTCGGAGATAGTTGATCCATCGCATGCTGTCAGCGGTATCCTCAACAGAGCGGGCGCCTAGTAGGggatgaggaggctgagtgCGCTGCCGGTAGTTCAGTGACTTTCGGGATTCCCTCCAGAAGGATTGCGTATGATCCCATGCGTATGGCGGAAGTCCATCTGCCATAGCTGTGATTGACGGGAAGAAGGATTGGGTATATGCGGTAAAGTCGACAGCAGACTTGCCCAGATGAGACCAGAGGAAGCCCAGGGAGTTGCTCAGGGCCTCAACGTCGTGAGTGTTTCTGGTGACTGTACCATGATACGGCAATGGAGATCCAATGGCGCGCTTGTATGTCTGGTTGAAAGGACCCTTGAGAGCTGGGTGAGGGCCGACCTCTAGGGCCACATGACAGGGCGGGTTAGCCTCTGCAACGAGCTCCGAGGCCACCGAGAATAGAACTGGGTTCACCATGTTCTCAACCCAATACTCGTCACAGAGTGCCTCGCCATGCAGAGAGGCGGTGATGCGTTCCCCCAAGACACTGGAGTACCACTCCACAGAATCGTCACCAGGGAGAGACTTCACACCAGCAGCTTGGAGTTTCTCAAGGTATGGCTGAGCACAGGGATTCATGTGGTGGGAGTGATAGGCGGTATCAACCTTGAGGATACGAGCAAATGTACCTTGCGCGTCCAGTAAGGCCTTAGCCTCCTCAATGCTAGGCTTGTCGCCAGAGAGAGTAGTGCTAGCGGGGGCATTACTGGCAGCCACATCAATCAGGCCAGCGAAGTTCTCCTCGCAGAAGGCAGAGGCTTCCTCATATGAGAGACCAACTGCCATCATGGATCCCGTCTCTCCATTTTCTCCGCCAGCGAGCTTGGCACAAACGCCCCGAAGGTATGCTACTCGAATAGCATCAGTCGCAGATAGGAAGCCAGCAGTGTAAGCAGCTGTGATTTCTCCTGACGAATGGCCAATAACACAGTTGAATGCTATACCAGCCTTGCGTAGCAACTCAACTACCATTATCTGGACCGCAGTGCAGAGTGGCTGTGAAATAGCT belongs to Fusarium musae strain F31 chromosome 9, whole genome shotgun sequence and includes:
- the FUS1 gene encoding fus1 actin binding activity protein (EggNog:ENOG41~SMCOG1022:Beta-ketoacyl synthase~antiSMASH:Cluster_9.4), producing MADNQSLPKEPIAIIGISCRFPGGANTPSKLWDLLCEKRDVQSRIPNDRFNVDAFYSTNGDKNGCTDVKRAYLLSEDIRVFDASFFKINPREAEAMDPQQRLLLEAVYEATEAAGLPMEDLKGSDTAVYVGCMTGDYHEMLMRDPQDMPKYMATGTAGSILSNRISYLFDWKGPSMTIDTACSSSLVAVYDAVTALRNGVSKVACAGGANLILGPEMMISESKLHMLSPTGRSRMWDASANGYARGEGVAAIMMKTLSQALADGDHIQGVIREIGVNSDGRTNGITLPSPEAQKVLIRQTYKKAGLDVFKDRCQFFEAHGTGTPAGDPLEARAIHEAFFTDGDIVSEPMYVGSVKTAIGHLEGCAGLAGLIKALEAVKRGVIPPNQLFENLNPALKPYVSNLRLPTESKPWPKLAPGSSRRASVNSFGFGGTNVHAIIEQFDHAQREASSADGIISTPLVLSANSDLSLRKQIAHFAEAIEHNDKGEIDRIIFTLAQRRSQLPLRAYFSGHGLQSIQQKLRDATAENAVLPLISQTVPPGQPPRILGVFTGQGAQWPTMGREILKASPFARTVMASLEESLASLAEPPTWTLTEQVMADKDFSRLSEAAISQPLCTAVQIMVVELLRKAGIAFNCVIGHSSGEITAAYTAGFLSATDAIRVAYLRGVCAKLAGGENGETGSMMAVGLSYEEASAFCEENFAGLIDVAASNAPASTTLSGDKPSIEEAKALLDAQGTFARILKVDTAYHSHHMNPCAQPYLEKLQAAGVKSLPGDDSVEWYSSVLGERITASLHGEALCDEYWVENMVNPVLFSVASELVAEANPPCHVALEVGPHPALKGPFNQTYKRAIGSPLPYHGTVTRNTHDVEALSNSLGFLWSHLGKSAVDFTAYTQSFFPSITAMADGLPPYAWDHTQSFWRESRKSLNYRQRTQPPHPLLGARSVEDTADSMRWINYLRLDDVPWLEGHKVEGQIVYPAAGYLVMAMEAARAIDASKEIQLIELSDVHILSAIQLTEGSQALETVFTLQVERNEPTFATASWTLSTPMSGRNDSWKCNAKGQLRVEFGSLDDAARLPSRSKPIASLTSVDMERFYSALANIGLEYTGEFKQLKSIDRQLGLATAHAGQVVPDFPAMIHPALLDGAFQSIFAAYCWPDDGSLQAPFVPTFFRSLRIANTSHLRHGEDLVIDSFLTNTNERELTADMDIFQSAEGQPVLQLQGLTCTSLLRPGPSNAKELYTKTEWEVDIASGIAQSDTQDQDTASDLELVDLCERLSYFYLRELNKAVGREEVSGFDWHYQRIFEWIDHLFPLIQSGQHPTIKTEWSSDSRDWLMQQSARFPGRIDLQLIQAVGENLPAVVRKQTTMLEHMVKDDMLNRIYKFGLGFERANVYLGRISKQIAHRYPRMNILEIGAGTGGATKGIMDSLGTAFETYTFTDISTGFFEAAAEAFDHWADKMIFKPLNIESDPTDQGFPQGHYDFIIASNVLHATKSLAVTMRNTRKLLKPGGQLLLLEVTSDIVRVKLMMSGLSGWWLGGDDGRRYGPTIPVSQWDALLKQTGFSGVDKTVNDFVDAEKYMTSVMLSQAVDDRMEILRQPRLASSHWLSSQSITVVGGHCQDIGKDAMAIIHQMGHASSKPVIHHVGSFEELASSNIQTRSALVLEDLDEPILKDLTEDKLRGVQRLINESRQVLWVSRGCQRDEPFASMSIGMCRSLSSEYPHIHLQHVDIEGLVGPMTASLLVDAFLQLMYRASLKSDDLVWSIEAELVLREDKWFIPRVKSDEALNNQLNASKMTMRSAKTLHGDAVEIQKRSNQFVIAEPIPCIPVSASSPRVAITVTHSLLFPFQVGTKSSGYLCYGYIDSQPQTRVLAISDVNRSKISVPPFFVWDLSSSEIDAADLLRKTALAITADRLMSDFEAGATVLIHESDEYLGAALQWKAAELDLNVIVTTSESSMERSTEALFIHALAPERLVNHIMPQYTKAVIDLSGRDYRIVDSPLRQCLPAHCKFHQLQDILGNASQGVNDPIIHGVRDASRSTLQLSGDGPVINLSDLSNMRPSIKDYATIVEFSVDTTIPAVVQPLEGSQLFRSDKTYLLIGFTGGLGKALCRWMVSCGVRHLALTTRNVAAIDQVWLQELRIQGAQVNLYQADVSDKAALSQAYDQIVKEMPPVCGAANAALLLSDRTFTELKVKDFTKVFGPKVKGTQNLHELLLDQKLDFFIMFSSLASVVGNRGQANYAASNLFMSAIAEQRRAKGLAASVMHIGMVLGVGYVSSTGAYEATLRSSNYMAISETDLLNMFSQAILVGQPSSTHAPELITGLNRFSLEPEAQKYFWRDNMRFCHHTLEEEHQERTSTTKVSISQRLSEAKGTAEILAVVEEEFCTKLERLLQAEAGSVKTSQSLLGLGVDSLVAAEIRSWFLKELEVDTPVLEILNTASITELCSTVVSHLPTISEDTETKTEVTKQAIKTLNVVETSTVVSSASPTENEPFTIRNSPNSTQVTSESGVDEETSIQSEIDRSGPLSFAQERLWFLQQFLRDHSTYNVTMHYHISGPLRLHDLERAFQQVIHRHESLRTSFFIDPDTDLPTQAVLKDSSFRLEQKHNSTAKIEYKAMQGMSYDLENGNVVKAVIFPDSDGEFDLIFGFHHIALDGYSAQIMVRDLAMIYAGQTLSSKKQDYLDFAIAQKAAKVPYTTLAYWRSELEDLPPTLPVFDFAETKTRIPLTDYTTRALERRLSIEQGRSIKAVAKRLDVTPFHVHLAALQVVLSDLASANDLCIGITDANKNDATHIDTVGFFVNLLPLRLKLSSSQTLADLVANAKSKANGALSHSDMPFDVLLDEMKLPRSTTHSPLFQVVMNYKMGSTQKVPLADCQAQLVAFKDANNPYDLTFDIETYYDGSASVSVKTQEYLYSESELSFVLDNYVEKLDLFTSEPSQTVDQICKPTAEQIGKALTLGRGERIPSPRLETLSHYFEECVVNQPDDVALVTDMGQALTWSQLKALVNQIAMALVEAGAKQVSQVGVYCDPSMYILPTLIAIAEIGGVYVPLDTQNPIKRLQLMVDDCQPDVLLIDDSTATLSLELETKAKVINVNTIKAGPSNTFHLDNRARGSGMGYIFYTSGTTGVPKAVALTHTSLVHHFDGFVHYNNLNKCRMLQQAPLGFDMSLTQMTLAIMLGGTLIVASSETRKDPTQLAQLMLDEKVTHTFMTPTLALSVIHHGYEYLRQCVDWEHASLAGEAMTTRVTSEFKRLGLRNLELCNGYGPTEITIIATCGSNELGDTLRDTHNPSIGRALPNYSCYILDENMQPVRPGLAGELVIGGAGVAIGYLNRQDLTEAKFLSDPFAPAEDVARGWTRMYRTGDKARFLSDGRLCFLGRIAGDSQIKLRGFRIELQDIASTIVKASDGKVPEAAVSLRGEGDSAYLVAFVILSQFNRPSDEKGYLKQLLEELSLPRYMKPAKIISISQLPMNASGKLDQYALDALPVSYEEDIVDKPLTETQERLKLGWLKALPFVDAAIGPDTDFFSAGGNSLRIVSLREYITREFGVTVSVFDLFQASTLGEMAAKIDGFTTQEATTISIDWDQETRIDADLNIVGVQEPLPSETTNGLQVALTGATGFLGVSILEALLEDKRVSKVHCLAVRSSSNTSDPVFSSSRVACYPGDLSLPRLGLSQEQFDQLANTVDRIIHNGADVSFLKTYQSLQRSNVSSSRELARMAITRKIPMHFVSTGGVVQLTGQDGLDEVSVVDSIPPNDGSLGYVASKWASEAILEKYASQYNLPVWIHRPSNITGPNAPKADLMQNIFHYSAKTASLPDLASWSGCFDFVPVDVVAAGIASSIYETQDTVAYKHHCGTEKISVEDLPSYLEAKHGKIETVSVEEWLERSKAAGLDEVTAVLVEKTLSRGGIVPWLRREAN